ACAGCACAAGACCTGTAGGTTGTGAAACAGGTTGCACACATTTCCAATAAAAGGAAAATGATAATATGTTGACTCTGACAAACATATGTAACCCCGGGGTAAACCCCCCCAGTGTTAAAGTTttggtgaaaatgtgaaattttgattgaGATCCTAATAAATTGTGTTaagattttttccctttttcatagTGGGTgtcaatgtataaaaataagttGTATTATGCATACTGTCTGCAAGTATTTACTTTGTGATGGATTAAGTTAATGTTTGTGAAGTGTTTGGTGTAAAGTTATACCATGtgaactctgattggctgatgagCGAAGCGAACGTGAGGGGGGAGGAGATTGAGAGAGCGAAGCAAACGTGAGGGCGAAGCGAGAAGCAGCTTGTGCTCTCCGGCGGACATTAAGTGTCATGTCAAATATCTACTGATAGCGATTAGCTAACAGTTTTGCAGAGAGACTGTTTCCAGTTGAGGACATCACATACAGTAGCCTCTCCCGTCAGTAAGAGGCTGGGGCTGTTGGTTTGTTCGACAAAgagctggactgtgtttgtcGCCGACGCAGAGTTGGGATTTACTTTTTGCCGACGCAGAGTTGGATTAAGTTTTTGCCGCTGTGTACAGGACTGGACTTTTGTGGAGTTAAGGTTTTTTTTACCACGAGGCTCCTACGTGGCCTGTGGGACTGCTAGCAGCAACAAGGGAGTATGGACTGCCGAGAGTGAGTAACCCTATCCGCACGCTCACATTGCGTACACTAGCTAAGACTGTGAACTCACTAACTCTGATCATCCGCCATTATCTGAggatcaggcctgcaacgggttATTTTAGGGTATTGccggcttttttttctttaatgttttcttttgtttttcacttcatgTGGGCCCACACAGgtaaatgtgtttgaagtttcacaaatatttgcagtTGTATGGAGTTTCACCCTCAGTTTGTTTAAGTGGGTGGGTTTCCTGTTAATGTGCCGCTGAcgtttgtaaataaatactgtactTTGGGCACTATTTCCTTCGTTCATTTGTGGTATTAATAAGAGGTTTATTTGAGTGTGAGGGATTTACAGCGCGAGAACTtaaaggtaaaaacacacaacaatttGCTAAATAATTTTACGTTCAGTTGTCAGATCCAAGAGAGTGAAAATTTCCCTAGTTGTGTGTTATTAAAGGGAACGGACCCAGGGCGCTGTATCTCAGTTCAAGGGGTACATAGGAAGCGCTACataaatggaggcaccgctgggatttTAATGTTGAAAGTGTTTTATGTCATGATGTTCTTTGCATGTAAACCCTTTAGTAACTGTGTGAGTTAATGGTTATTGTTTTCATGCCTTGCCATTGTTAAACGCCAACCCCATGTTTGCGGCTATTATTGTAATAACTTGTTAAGTAAGAAAAACCATGTCTCTATTGCAGAACTGGTGTAAAGGGGAAGGGGTAGAcctaaaccattccattgtggTTAAACGGGTCCCCATAGACACCACAGTAGAGCATATTGAAGAGACTGTCGGAGCTATTAAGGCCCTTGGGAGAGTGAAAGTTAAGGGGCGGATGTTTGACCCAGATTCACACTCGTTAATGGTATTGTGTGAGTGTAGTGAACGAGTGAACACTAAAACCACTCCCCTGGATGTACCTGCTGGGGAGGGAGGTGAGCTTTGGACCCTGCATGGCCCCAGTGAGGGGGAAGAGACCCCTGCCAGCGCTCCAAGGACAACCACTGAACCAGAACCAGAACTCTCAGATCTAGCCGGAGGGAACTCGGCGGAGTCCATTATACGAGCAGTAGGGGACTTGCTAGCCAAAACCATGAGGCCCACTTCCGAGAGTAGTGTTTTTCGACGGCTGAGGATATATTCTGGAATTACTCCCGCCCCTGCTGGGGAAGAGCACCAAGACGCCTGGTTAGAGCAGGCCCGATTGATGGTAGAAGAATGCGACTGCTCTGTTCGTGAAAAACGAAAGAGAATTGTGGAAAGCTTGAGGGGTCCTGCCCTAGACATAGCCCAAGCTGTGAGAGCTAATGACCCTGATGCAATGCCCGAGGAATACATTGAGGCCCTGGAAAGGGCTTTTGTGACCTCAGAGACCCCAGAGGACCTCTACTTTTCTTTCAGAGCATTGAGGCAAGGTCCTGGGGAACGACTGTCGGACTTCCTGAGGAGAGTGGAGCGATTATTAACTAAAGTGGTACACAGAGGAGGACTGTCCCCCAACCAGAGAGACAGTGCTCGTGTGGAACAACTCCTCAGAGGGGCTACCGAATCTGACATACTGCTTCTGCAGTTGAGATTACGAGAGAGAAAAGCAACCCCCCTCCTTTCTTGACTCTGTTACATGAGATCAGAGAAGAGGAAAATCAACAGTTATTGAGACAGAAAGCTGGCCCCCACCAAGCTAAACCTGCCGTCAGGCAGGTGAGGGTGGAAGAAGAAGATAAACAAATGGAGTGTGATGTTGGAGACTTAAAGTCACACATTAATGAGCTGCGGTCCCAGATGTCTGAGTTCACAGCAGGGCCAAAACCCACGCAAGGGAATAAGCAGCCTAAAGTGTCTCAAAGGGAGAAAGGAGACAAAATGACCATCAGCGGTGAGGTTCAGGCCTTGAAAAAACAGGTAGAGGATCTGCAAAATCAATTCAGTGTAATGTCTGTGGCCTACGCAGACTCTAGGGTGTCCAAGGAGTTTGGGTGGAAGAAAGGCTTCAGAGATAGTAGGGACAGTAATACCAGTCTCACACGTTCAAGTAATCCAGGAAAACCACGATCCCGGGTGGAAGGAGAGGATTTCTTCTGTTACCACTGCGGTGGAGATGGTCACATAGCCACACACTGTACAGCCCCTGAAGACACTGCAACTGTCATACAGAAATTAATTCGCTCACTAAGGAGACAGAAAGGAAGCAAACAGGAGCCCAAAACTCGAGGTACAGAGCCACCCAACACCCATTGTTCTGTCAAGCGGAGCACTGTAGATACGGAAGAAGCCACAACCCTCCCTGAGGGGTTAGTGGGAGAAGCGTCACTGAGTGAGGTGATTATCGAGGGTCAACCAGTAACAGCACTGATGGATAGTGGCTCGAGTGTCACCTTAATATTCGAAAGCTGGTACTCAGCACACCTGTCACACTTGCCCATCCATCCCATTTCTAGCCTAGCCCTTTGGGGCCTGAGTGAGTCTAGTTATCCCTACAAAGGATATGTGGCAATGAA
This window of the Archocentrus centrarchus isolate MPI-CPG fArcCen1 chromosome 16, fArcCen1, whole genome shotgun sequence genome carries:
- the LOC115793996 gene encoding paraneoplastic antigen Ma1 homolog, whose amino-acid sequence is MSLLQNWCKGEGVDLNHSIVVKRVPIDTTVEHIEETVGAIKALGRVKVKGRMFDPDSHSLMVLCECSERVNTKTTPLDVPAGEGGELWTLHGPSEGEETPASAPRTTTEPEPELSDLAGGNSAESIIRAVGDLLAKTMRPTSESSVFRRLRIYSGITPAPAGEEHQDAWLEQARLMVEECDCSVREKRKRIVESLRGPALDIAQAVRANDPDAMPEEYIEALERAFVTSETPEDLYFSFRALRQGPGERLSDFLRRVERLLTKVVHRGGLSPNQRDSARVEQLLRGATESDILLLQLRLRERKATPLLS